CTAAGTCCTTGATGGGTGGTGTAAGTCCTTGATTTATGCATGGATATTTATTTATTCAAGTGATAAAAATATGGTTTTAAATCAAATGTTTATGAATTTGTTGTTGGATGAAAGCCACATCCATAAAGAGCAAGTATTCACTAACTTTTTTACTTTTTCCGCCAGTCAAGCCTTGTGGATATGTTGCGACCCGCAAGCCCATATAGTTACAGCAAAGTGACCATTTGATGACCGAAAAATCAAGGCCGATCCTGAGTGTTGGCGATCTAAACCGCGCCATTGCTGAATCTTTGACCGAACAATTTGAATTTGTGATGGTTAGCGGGGAGGTGTCGAACTTCAAAGCCTATGACAGCGGGCATTGGTATTTCTCGCTCAAAGACGAAGAAGGTCAGATTCGCTGTGTGATGTTTCGGGGAAAAAATCTTCAAGTTGGATTTATGCCCCAATCTGGGGATCAAGTGGAGGTCAGTGCCTCGGTCAGCATGTATGTGCCCCGCGGTGATGTGCAACTGACCATCCATGCTTTGCGTAAAGCTGGCCTTGGTGGTCTTTATGAAGCTTTTCTAAAACTCAAGGATAAATTAGCGAGAGCCGGTTTATTTGATGAGGAGCGTAAACGCGCAATTCCATCTCATCCAAAGGCAATTGCAATTGTGACCTCAACGCAAGCCGCAGCCTTGAAAGATGTGCTGACCACCTTAGCGCGTCGGGCCCCGCATATTCCGATCTTTATCTACCCAACTTTAGTGCAGGGTACGGATGCGCCTGCTGGGATCATGAAAGCCATTCAGAAGGCCAATGATGATGGCTTGACCGAGGTGATTCTTCTCGTGCGGGGCGGTGGCAGCATTGAGGACCTATGGGGTTTTAATGACGAGCAGCTGGCACAAACCATTGCTAACTCGGACATACCAATCATTAGTGGCGTGGGGCACGAAACAGATTTCACGATTGCTGATTTTGTGGCAGATCTGCGAGCCCCCACGCCAACCGGCGCCGCCGAACTGGCCACCCCAAAACGAGAGCAACTCTTACAGGAACTAAAGAGCTATCAAGACACGATTACTCAGCGTCTGGAGCAACGCCTTGAGCGCGAGGCTCAAACACTTGATCAAATTAGTCTGAGACTGAAGCACGCGCTGCCAAACCCAGAGCGCATGCGCGAGCAAATTGAGCAATGTCAGCAACGTCTGTCACAAGGTGTACGCGTTTATCTAGAGAGCCTGAAACGCAATCAAGCACATTGGCTTACTCAGCTTGAAACCCTCAATCCGCAACGCACGCTCGAGCGGGGTTATGCAGTCATTTTGGATCAGAATCAAAAGGCTGCCCGGCAACCCAGCGATATTCGAGAGGATGAGGATTACATTATTAAGCTGGCAAGCGGTGAGGTAGCAACTAGATTCGATAAACCAAGTAAGTAATCATTTTTAAGAATAAAAAAATGAAAAGAAAATTGCTCCTGTTACACCTGGCGAAATGTTGAAAGAGGATTTTTTAAAGCCATTAGGGCTCACAATGCATCGTCTTGCTGAGGATGTTGGGGTATCTCCTCAAGAATGCATGACATTATTGCGGGTAAGAGCCCTATTACAGAGGACGAGGACTTAAAGCTTTGCCAGTATTTTGGTTTAAGCGTTGGTTGGTGGCTTCGTGGTCAAGATAGCTATGACGCCAAGAATCCCTATAAATCAATAGTTTAAGTATTTATAAACATTGACTAGCTATCTCACATTAAAGAAAACTTTAATTTGAAAATTCCATATTAAAGTTTTCTTTAATGTGACGAACCAATAAAAGTCATAAGCATTTTTTATGATTAAAGACTAGCGCTGCCGTTAATAATGATTGGTTCAATAACTAATTCAACGCCAAAGGTCTCTTTTACCTTTCTCTGAATTTGTTCGGCAAGCTTTAACAGTTCACTGGCATTACCACCACCGCGATGCGTAAGCACCAGGGCCTGTTTGTCGTGAACGCCCACATTACCCATTTGCACCCCTTTGAAGCCACACTGGTCGATAAGCCATCCAGCGGCAAGCTTGCTATGCGTAGCCGATTCTGGATAGCTCACTATCTGTGGAAATTGCCGCTTAAGGGATTGCAATTGCTGATTGGAAATCACAGGATTTTGAAAAAAACTACCCACATTACCAATCACCTTAGGATCCGGTAACTTTTGAGTGCGGATGGCGCACACTGCATCAAAAATTGCAGAAGCGGTGATCGCATCAATTGAGCGATTGGCAAAGTGGTTGGCAAGATCGGCGTATGAGATGCGCGGTTGCCATACCTTGGGCAGATCAAATATCACTGCTGTGATCACAAAGCGATTCGGCTCATCTTTAAACACGCTGTGCCGATAGGTAAAGCGACAATCTTTATTCGATAGACTGACCCACTGATTGGTTTGGCAAT
This genomic window from Polynucleobacter sp. MWH-UH24A contains:
- the murB gene encoding UDP-N-acetylmuramate dehydrogenase, yielding MNSDCKPLANYPLRERNTLGFEVVAEWALPITQAEQIPPAIRWAKNAGLPYRTLGGGSNVVLPAQLPGLTLLMDIDFIEVLENQAAKTRLRVGAGVNWHDFVRWTLDQNCRGLENLALIPGTVGAAPIQNIGAYGVEVKEYIDTVEAFDCQTNQWVSLSNKDCRFTYRHSVFKDEPNRFVITAVIFDLPKVWQPRISYADLANHFANRSIDAITASAIFDAVCAIRTQKLPDPKVIGNVGSFFQNPVISNQQLQSLKRQFPQIVSYPESATHSKLAAGWLIDQCGFKGVQMGNVGVHDKQALVLTHRGGGNASELLKLAEQIQRKVKETFGVELVIEPIIINGSASL
- the xseA gene encoding exodeoxyribonuclease VII large subunit — translated: MTEKSRPILSVGDLNRAIAESLTEQFEFVMVSGEVSNFKAYDSGHWYFSLKDEEGQIRCVMFRGKNLQVGFMPQSGDQVEVSASVSMYVPRGDVQLTIHALRKAGLGGLYEAFLKLKDKLARAGLFDEERKRAIPSHPKAIAIVTSTQAAALKDVLTTLARRAPHIPIFIYPTLVQGTDAPAGIMKAIQKANDDGLTEVILLVRGGGSIEDLWGFNDEQLAQTIANSDIPIISGVGHETDFTIADFVADLRAPTPTGAAELATPKREQLLQELKSYQDTITQRLEQRLEREAQTLDQISLRLKHALPNPERMREQIEQCQQRLSQGVRVYLESLKRNQAHWLTQLETLNPQRTLERGYAVILDQNQKAARQPSDIREDEDYIIKLASGEVATRFDKPSK